The genomic region TGGAATGCCTGAGGGGTGATGTTGAAATTCTAATGGAGTTCCTGCTCAATGTCACCACAGCACCAGAATTTCATCGTTGGGAAGTAGCTGCCCTTCACTCTCAGCTAAAGGTTGACAAAGCTGTGGCTTTTCAGAATCCACAGGCTCATGTCATTGAAAATTTGCATGCAGCAGCTTACCAGAATGCCTTGGCTAATTCCTTGTATTGTCCTGACTATAGGATTGGAAAAGTGACACCAGAGGAGTTACATTACTTCGTTCAGAACCATTTTACAAGTGCAAGAATGGCTTTGGCTGGACTTGGTGTGAGTCATCCTACTCTCCAGCAAGTTGCAGAACAGTTTCTCAACATGAGGGGTAGGCTTGGTTTAGCTGGTGCAAAGGCCAGATTCCGTGGAGGTGAAATTCGAGAACAGAGTGGAGACAGTCTTGTCCATGCTGCTCTTGTAGCAGAAAGTGCTGCCACAGGAAGCACAGAAGCAAATGCATTTAGCGTTCTTCAGCATGTCCTCGGTGCTGGACCACACGTCAACAGGGGCGGCAACGCTACCAGCCTTCTAGACCAGGCTGTTGCCAAGGGAATTCACCAGCCATTTGATGTTTCCGCTTTCAATGCCAGTTACTCGGATTCTGGACTCTTCGGGATTTACACTATCTCCCAGGCTGCAGCTGCTGGGGATGTTATCAAGGCTGCCTATAACCAAGTAAAAACAATTGCTCAAGGAAACCTTTCCAATACAGATGTGCGAGCTGCCAAGAACAAGCTAAAAGCTGGATACCTAATGTCAGTGGAGTCTTCTGAGGGTTTCCTGGATGAGGTTGGGTCCCAGGCTCCAGTTGCTGGTTCTTACGTGCCACCATCCACAGTCCTTCCACAGATTGACTACGTGGCTAATGCTGACGTCATAAATCCGCAAAGAAGTTTGTTTCTGGCCAGAAGTCAATGGCAGCAAGTGGAAATTGGGGACATACACCTTTTGTTGATGAGTTGTAATATTGAAGCACATATTACAGGAGAGAGCTGAACATTCTCTCAGCCCAGAACAGCAAACATATGAAAGTCAGAAGTCtctaatatatttatcttttttttaattaggtaaaATACTTTAAAGCATAAATTCTTCCCAGCTGACCTAAAGTCAATAAAGcattctgtttaaaaagaaaaatagttttcttttctttcaaacttAAAAAAGTGTCCAATTGCAAACTTTTGATAACTGAAATAAATCATAGACAAAAGTTAAAAGCTAAAGAAACATAACAAGTCCTCATAGTGATTTCCATTTCTTAGTTTATCATTGGCCACCTGTCTGTTTTGGGGTGTAGGGTAGTACGTACACTAGGACCACAATATTCCTTTGCTTGTTAAGGGTGGACTTGCTTTGCTCTGCAGCTGCACTCAGTTAGGCTACGCACAGGAACTTGGTACCTGCATGGCCCCTGGTATGCCCAGAGCTCCTGACAGCTGATGCATTTATATCTAGGCTGAGCTATCTAAAAAGACGATAAGCTTTAACTGAGTGTATTGCCTTTTTGTTGTctaccattttaattttatagaatagTGTCTTTCTAAGGTTTAATTGGTAGGAAGAAGCAAGGCAAAACAATTGTTAGGTAGCACAGAATAACATGAATGTCAGTTGTGTCATGTACTTAACCAATAATGGTACTAGAAAATTCTCTATATGAAGtttaatggaaatatattttaaagagaagctTCAATGGCCACAGTGATTATCGCAATTAATACCAATgtcatgagaataaaaataaagcagttgtTTTTCCAGATTTCAAACAACTATTGTATAGGCACTGAGAAAATATCGACTCTAATTATATgttaactttcttttatttaatgtataaaaaagagaaatttattttctcatagttctggaggctgggaaatacgagatcaaggcactggtgtctggtgagggctactctctgcttccatgataGAGCCTCGTGCAGCATCCTCATATGTATATTAACTGTCAATTCGTCACTAGCTACAAGAATCCAGTAatgattttattaacataaaaaataatcattatttagTTTCTATATTCCATTGACTTagctagatttttttcctttttttatactttttaacaaaatattgacTAGAAACAATCCTTAATCACACAATTGATTAGTTATTTTTTGCAGTTACATAaccattctttattattttaaatttacagtgttttagaaagtaaaaggaaatctATAATAGACAGGAAAACTGtccaaattttattattattaatttaactaTGTTTTAAATAACCTGTATTTGTATGACTTCATAGTAAGAGAGCCATTAGTAAATTCATAAATTACTCTTAGTTTCAGGCCAAgtgtgcaaaagaaaaaaaaatacatataaatatatgtgtgtgtatatgttctCTTAAGATGATGaaagaaatattacttttaaaatactaagGGGAAAATCTTCAGATAGATTTGTAGGATGCACAAGACACATACTTGATGAGTTAATAAGGAATTTTGCCCCAGTTCAAATCACTCTATTTCATCAgtgatttattcattctttcattcaaaacAGTCATGAACTACAATTTTGAGTAAGCAAGTTTTCCGGGTCCTAGGCGTACAGATAATAATGTATCACTGTGCTTGTCCTCAAATATGTTATATCATTTTGGGAATGACAAAGGCCTGAGCAATTTATGGCTTTATCTTTTGATGAGTATAAACTCATGTGTGAAATATTGCATTATATCtatattgtattataaaaatattgtattccCTTCAAAGGATAAATCTAATCACAAATGAGCCCATGGAAATGAAAACTTCAGCACAGTCTTAAGAGAAGAGGTGAGTATCAGAGAAGAGTGCAAAGCCCTCGCTTGTGCAGAGAAGGGTGTCTTGGCACCAAGGGCACAGAGAAAATCGAGTGCCATGTGATGTGTGAGTCTCCGCCAAGTCCTTAGAGtcagctttcatttttctcttgctctcGTATCTTGTTTACAGTCTGCTAGCAACTGTGTTGCTTCTACCTTCAAATTCTGGCCACTTCTTACCATTTTCCCCTTACCGTTTTTCTGTTCTGTGCCACCATTGTCTTTCATCTGGATACTGACACACTTACTTCTTCTGCACTTATCCCTGTAAAGTCCAATTTCCATTCAGCAGccagaaaatatacttttaaaacagAAGTCACTTTAAAAAACTCCTCTCAACCAAATAATCTGATTGGTTCGACACTTTTTCAGAGCAAGTGGAAAAGTCCCTACAATAATAACACAAGGCTGTATGTGATTTGCATCTTTCCCCTTTGCAGTTTAACCTCATTTCCTACCTCCTCCTTATTCACCTTGCCTTAGTCTTCCTGGTCTCCTTACTATTTCTTGAACGTGAACACGCACCCTTGCCAAGGCAACTAACGTGCCATTCTCACCGCCTGGGTGCTTTTCCTCCATGTGCCTACATGGCTCGGCCCGCTGGTCACCCTCCTTAGGTCTTTTTTCAAGTGTCTCTTTCTCATTAAGACCTTCCCAAACCACTTCATTGTAAATTGTCGACACTCTCCTTTCTGAAACCCCTAAGACtccctgacttttttttcttctttatgtttccATTAATACTTATCATTATCtgatattctatatatttatttgtatattgtttgttttctcatacTGAAATATGAGCTTCACAAGACAAGggatttttataacttttgttttctcctgtattaccaaaacttaaaaatagtgCCTACCATGTAGTGCTCAATAAATCCTTTTTGAATGGTTGTTTCATAAAAAGTGAACAGGCATTCATCAGTTGGgtaagggaggaagaaaaaagcatCCTGAGCAAGAAACTAGTATATAAAAGTCAAAGACATGTGGCAAGATGGCACAGTCGGAATGTTCCGTTAGAGAGCAGAGGCAGAAAGTTtggaggggagagcaggggacCCGGCTGCTGGCACCATTTCCATACAGGGCCAGGTCTAGGCTTCCTGCGTTTCAGAACCAGGAAGAGTGTGACAAAACACAGTTCCGTACATTCTCTGACTCTAAACGGGTGTCCTTTAGCCCTTGCCCAGGGCTTCTCTGCATTCTCACATTATCTTGTTAATTTCAGCAGGAAAAGTGACACAGACGCTTTATAAGCTTCTTATCAAGAGACACAAGAGTAAGTCAATAGCGCACCTTCTGGGTATGTTACATGTGAAGAGACagtaaattaaaaactatattcCATATTCCaagatatttatttgaaatttattagaCTTTCAGTATTAGAAggacattttaatatgttttctttaactTGGAAAATACGCTGTAGAGATAAACTAATTTATAATGAAGGTCACCACCTAACAGGAAAGGGCAAGGTTCCCATTAACATTCTAAGTTACGGCTGGTATGtttaacaaaacaagaaaaggcACTTTAAggagcctcattttctttttcaaagaccAGTTTACCAAATGCACCTTAAAAATCACATATTAACAGATCATATTCTATAAatgattaataattatttgagaaCCATTAGCAGGAGAAAATAACCAAAGAATTTGTCAACATACAAGATAAAGCTTTGACACAATGAATAATATCCAACCAGAAGagattggttttaattttatttatggttttattgACAATGGGGGGAATTAAAAGAGGTGGTTAGTGCCCATATGGGCAAAGTGAAACTTTGAACAATCATGTAATAAACTCCGTCAAATTAGTTTGGTTATATGAACCTAAGGTTAAAATATCTGCATTTTTatgtctcctctttcttttttaatgttttttttttattttttatcattatgggtatataatagttgtatatattataggacagcagtctccaaccttgttggcatcagggaccagtttcatggaagacaatttttccatggactgaggtaggtggggatggtttcgggatgattcaagcacattccctttattgtgcactttatttctattattattacattgtcacttgccactcactgacagggttttgctatgagtctgcaagcaattgatttattatggtctgtgtgcagtcaaacctctctagtaatgataatctgcatttgtaGTGGCTACCCGGTGCTAGCAtccctgcctcagctccacctgggatcatcaggccttggattctcacgcaacctggatccctcacaCGTGCGGCTTCCAGCAGGGCTCACGCTCCTATGGGAATCTAGTGCcgaccgctgatctgacaggaggccgAGCTCAGGGGTGAGGCAATTGATGGAGGgaggctgtaaacacagatgaagttTTGCTCGCTGACCCGCTCTTTCCTCCTGCTgggcagcctggtccctaacaggccatggaccggtactagctcacggcccaggggttggagaccacagttacagggcacatgtgatattttcatacagGCATTTTCTTTAAGAATATCACATTCACTGGTAAGAGAAGTGCTAATCTCTGTTCTGCCACTATTGGTTGTGAAAACCTGGACAAGTTACTAGGGTTGGTTTGAGGACAACATCAGATAGTGCCTGCAAAAGGTCTGACACATTTTAAGTGTTAATTACATAGTAGCCTCCTTCCCCTATTTTAGCATCTTCCTCCACTCTTGTCACCCCCTCAAACTGCTCATTTTCTCAAGGACTTCTTTACAGATAGGAAAGCAATTTAGTCATTAACCCACTACATAACCTCCTGGTAGGATTTCACTTTTAAATGAATATGTCTTGATTGAGTGATATAGAGAGAGttatgataataatagctaacagttATTAAGTACTTAGTATTTGCCAGACACTGACCTGtatcttttctaatataaatttgtttaattttcttggtAACACCTTGAGTAGATACAATTATTATCCCCTTTATgttaaaggagaaaactgaagcatgGAACAAGGACTTTTTCTCACAGACACAGAAACTTTAGGTGGGAGAACCAGAATTTAAGCACACGAAATCTGGCCCTGTGCTCAGTGCCGTTGCACTCTGCTGACACTTCAGGGAGAAGGATGAGTATCACTTGCAGGAGAACCCATACTCACAAGCATTTAAGAAAAGCTATACAGATATGTGTCTTTAACCATAAGACCATCATCGTTCATCCTAATAAtatgattcttttctttaattgtCATTCACTTACTGTTGCTGGAATGTTTTGTGTAAATGTCCAGCATTATATTTAGTCTATGGTTTTGTAGACACTGTTATTTCTCAAACAAATCAAAAGATCTTCAAGGACAGTTTTGATACATGTTAGAGTgaatttaaagtgttttcattAGGTCTTAC from Lemur catta isolate mLemCat1 chromosome 23, mLemCat1.pri, whole genome shotgun sequence harbors:
- the LOC123627044 gene encoding cytochrome b-c1 complex subunit 2, mitochondrial-like is translated as MAYTVECLRGDVEILMEFLLNVTTAPEFHRWEVAALHSQLKVDKAVAFQNPQAHVIENLHAAAYQNALANSLYCPDYRIGKVTPEELHYFVQNHFTSARMALAGLGVSHPTLQQVAEQFLNMRGRLGLAGAKARFRGGEIREQSGDSLVHAALVAESAATGSTEANAFSVLQHVLGAGPHVNRGGNATSLLDQAVAKGIHQPFDVSAFNASYSDSGLFGIYTISQAAAAGDVIKAAYNQVKTIAQGNLSNTDVRAAKNKLKAGYLMSVESSEGFLDEVGSQAPVAGSYVPPSTVLPQIDYVANADVINPQRSLFLARSQWQQVEIGDIHLLLMSCNIEAHITGES